A portion of the Acidimicrobiales bacterium genome contains these proteins:
- a CDS encoding pseudaminic acid biosynthesis-associated methylase, with the protein MTTPTPGGSEAARLEALWSGDFGQQYVARNKDAGHDRGAFWSSLLARTQARTVLEVGCNVGANLVHVSEHVPPVDVWGVDVNLDALGIIRSRLPQVNSGYAVARNLPFRDGWFDLTFTVAVLIHVPEDAFALAVGELVRCARRHVLVVEYFAAETTEVNYRDQTGAFFKRDYGRLIGGLFPELTLEDSGELTKAEGFDDGLGWWLFAKP; encoded by the coding sequence ATGACGACACCCACGCCCGGCGGTTCGGAAGCGGCGCGGCTCGAAGCGTTGTGGAGCGGCGACTTCGGCCAGCAGTACGTCGCCCGCAACAAGGACGCGGGGCATGACCGCGGCGCGTTCTGGTCGTCGCTGCTGGCGCGCACGCAGGCGCGCACCGTCCTCGAGGTCGGCTGCAACGTGGGCGCCAACCTCGTGCACGTTTCCGAGCACGTGCCGCCGGTCGACGTGTGGGGCGTCGACGTCAACCTCGACGCGCTCGGGATCATCCGCAGCCGGCTGCCGCAGGTCAACAGCGGCTACGCCGTGGCCCGCAACCTGCCGTTCCGCGACGGGTGGTTCGACCTCACCTTCACCGTGGCCGTGCTCATTCACGTGCCCGAGGACGCGTTCGCCCTCGCCGTCGGCGAACTCGTGCGCTGCGCCCGGCGCCACGTGCTCGTCGTCGAGTACTTCGCCGCCGAGACCACCGAGGTCAACTACCGCGACCAGACCGGGGCGTTCTTCAAGCGCGACTACGGCCGGCTGATCGGCGGGCTGTTTCCCGAGCTCACGCTGGAGGACAGCGGCGAACTCACCAAGGCCGAGGGGTTCGACGACGGTCTCGGCTGGTGGCTATTCGCCAAGCCCTGA
- a CDS encoding glycosyltransferase family 2 protein — translation MPAVSIVLPTLNERAFIRDCLDSLAAQDYPEIAEILVVDGGSRDGTRDLVAEYGAGVRLIDNPRVTAAAAMNIGIDAAKGDVICRADAHTLYAPDYVSRCVAVLDETGAANVGGRMRAVGTSNFGRAVAAVTSSPLGVGPGRFHYSQRREEVDTVYLGCWKRATLLDLGGYDESRLQWAAEDQELNLRLREAGGTVMLDPDIHSWYFPRDTPRALARQYANYGMAKASTLGKHRTLPSWRPLAPAGLVAATVLGLVFGRRWWKVAVPLAHTAVCAYGAVKTSDDPGVAPHRAFAAFELCHWAYGFGFWRGIGRLLSGRGFDTRPRGGRR, via the coding sequence GTGCCCGCCGTGTCGATCGTGCTGCCGACGTTGAACGAGCGCGCCTTCATCCGCGACTGCCTCGATTCGCTCGCCGCGCAGGACTATCCCGAGATCGCCGAGATCCTCGTGGTCGATGGCGGCTCGCGCGACGGCACCCGCGACCTGGTGGCCGAGTACGGCGCAGGCGTGCGCCTGATCGACAATCCGCGCGTGACCGCGGCCGCCGCGATGAACATCGGCATCGACGCGGCGAAGGGCGATGTCATCTGCCGCGCCGACGCCCACACGCTGTACGCGCCCGACTACGTCTCCCGCTGCGTCGCCGTGCTCGACGAGACCGGTGCGGCCAACGTCGGTGGCCGGATGCGCGCCGTCGGTACGAGCAACTTCGGCCGCGCCGTCGCCGCCGTCACGTCGTCGCCCCTCGGCGTTGGGCCGGGTCGCTTCCACTACTCGCAACGGCGCGAGGAGGTCGACACGGTGTACCTCGGGTGCTGGAAGCGCGCCACGCTGCTCGACCTCGGCGGCTACGACGAGTCACGCCTCCAGTGGGCCGCCGAGGACCAGGAACTCAACCTGCGCCTGCGCGAGGCCGGCGGCACGGTGATGCTCGATCCCGACATCCACTCGTGGTACTTCCCCCGCGACACGCCGCGGGCGTTGGCGCGCCAGTACGCCAACTACGGCATGGCCAAGGCGTCGACGCTCGGCAAGCACCGCACGCTCCCGTCGTGGCGGCCGCTGGCGCCCGCGGGCCTCGTGGCCGCGACGGTGCTCGGCCTCGTCTTCGGACGCCGGTGGTGGAAGGTGGCGGTACCGCTCGCCCACACGGCGGTGTGCGCCTACGGCGCGGTCAAGACGAGCGACGACCCGGGTGTGGCGCCGCACCGCGCGTTCGCCGCCTTCGAGCTGTGCCACTGGGCCTATGGCTTCGGGTTCTGGCGCGGCATCGGCCGCCTCTTATCGGGCCGCGGCTTCGACACGCGCCCGCGCGGCGGTCGCCGATGA
- a CDS encoding lipopolysaccharide biosynthesis protein, whose protein sequence is MTEPAPDRPVAFRRRVLVNTLSTGVANIWAIVVGLVTLPLLLHGMGAASFGTWVLVQTFSAVTGWISLADLGVGTATTRNVATKAARDDRDGVTTTVTSALSVFVGVGALCALVLVTVGRRFLPALFHTPHALRADLRFALALFAVQVVVDLVTEGCEACLEGLQRVDLSRGADAVRRTAVAAATAAVALAGGGLKGVAAASLAASVGGMAVAVVLLARHLPAGGRRPSPAIVRELLAYGRTVAVLRPLGVVHRSVDRVVVGGVFGPSAVALVEVATQMMNGADAILSAASYAVIPSAAWLDSRGDRTTLVELLERGTKYSLLATLPVVGLGIALAGPIVHLWVGARYSAAPGLAAVALLYIALVAPLQVGSNLLLAVGEAGAVLRSAAAAIVVNVALSVTLVHVTGIVGVFQATLLAACVLLPPLTRSVLREVGISLRQFLATAVTPAVAPLVALGAVSGACVAAPLPDVATLVLGALGGFGAFVVVALRFSMSRSELAELRRLAARTPATAP, encoded by the coding sequence ATGACCGAACCGGCGCCCGACCGACCCGTCGCCTTCCGCCGGCGTGTGCTGGTCAACACACTGTCGACGGGCGTCGCCAACATCTGGGCGATCGTCGTCGGCCTCGTCACGCTGCCGCTGCTGCTCCACGGCATGGGCGCCGCCAGCTTCGGGACGTGGGTGCTCGTGCAGACGTTCTCGGCGGTGACGGGATGGATCTCGCTCGCCGACCTCGGCGTCGGCACCGCGACGACACGCAACGTGGCGACCAAGGCGGCGCGCGACGACCGCGACGGCGTGACCACGACCGTGACCAGCGCGCTCAGCGTCTTCGTGGGTGTCGGGGCGCTGTGCGCGCTCGTGCTCGTCACCGTTGGCCGCCGCTTCCTGCCGGCGTTGTTCCACACGCCTCACGCGCTGCGGGCCGACCTCCGGTTCGCCCTCGCGCTGTTCGCCGTGCAGGTGGTCGTCGACCTCGTGACCGAAGGCTGCGAGGCGTGTCTCGAAGGCCTCCAGCGCGTCGACCTGTCGCGCGGCGCCGACGCGGTGAGACGCACCGCCGTCGCCGCCGCCACCGCCGCGGTGGCCCTGGCGGGGGGCGGGCTCAAGGGGGTCGCCGCCGCCAGCCTGGCCGCGTCCGTGGGGGGCATGGCCGTCGCCGTCGTATTGCTGGCGCGCCACTTGCCGGCGGGCGGGCGGCGGCCGTCGCCCGCCATCGTGCGCGAGCTGCTGGCCTACGGCCGCACGGTGGCGGTGCTGCGCCCGCTCGGCGTCGTCCACCGCTCCGTCGACCGCGTCGTGGTCGGCGGCGTGTTCGGGCCCAGTGCCGTGGCGCTCGTCGAGGTGGCCACGCAGATGATGAACGGTGCCGATGCCATCCTCAGCGCGGCGTCGTACGCCGTGATCCCGAGCGCGGCGTGGCTCGACTCACGCGGTGACCGCACGACGCTGGTGGAGTTGCTCGAGCGCGGCACGAAGTACTCGCTGCTGGCGACCCTGCCCGTGGTGGGCCTCGGCATCGCGCTGGCCGGGCCGATCGTGCACCTGTGGGTCGGGGCGCGCTACTCGGCGGCGCCGGGTCTCGCCGCGGTGGCGCTGCTCTACATCGCGCTGGTCGCGCCGCTCCAGGTCGGCTCGAACCTGTTGCTCGCCGTCGGAGAAGCCGGCGCGGTGTTGCGCTCCGCGGCGGCGGCGATCGTCGTCAACGTCGCGCTGAGTGTCACGCTGGTCCACGTGACCGGGATCGTGGGCGTGTTCCAGGCAACCCTGCTCGCCGCGTGCGTCCTGCTGCCGCCGCTCACCCGGTCGGTCCTGCGCGAGGTGGGCATCTCGTTGCGCCAGTTCCTCGCCACCGCGGTGACCCCCGCGGTCGCGCCGCTCGTCGCGCTCGGCGCCGTCAGCGGCGCCTGCGTCGCCGCTCCGCTGCCCGACGTCGCCACCCTCGTCCTCGGCGCCCTCGGCGGCTTCGGCGCGTTCGTCGTCGTCGCCCTGCGGTTCAGCATGAGCCGCAGCGAACTCGCCGAGCTGCGCCGCCTGGCGGCGCGCACCCCGGCGACGGCGCCGTGA
- a CDS encoding sugar transferase, protein MLGFAKLHAARVGHYEIVETGRLPWLLAFIGLLLLASYGAGLPDEAGRRGSRSALPAALAATTGAAAVISVLQIVDGGAHLPRFVVFASAAVLTPTYALLALVAHGGRHRTEERERVVVVAEEGEAEALIAELARTSERPAVVVGELTGLDARHDYPAAQPLVERVRRTRATVVVLDLDAQAEPDVIAQAAELHATGVRVRTLEAFYDEWLGKLPHGELERLSLMFDIQELHNRAYGRLKRVMDFAAGAAGFVALAVVVPVVAVANRLGGNKGPLFFSQPRTGKNGATFNILKFRTMVPSATAAGTWTSDDDPRITPVGKWLRRTHVDEIPQALNLLRGDISLVGPRPEQPHYVADLCEKIPFYALRHTVRPGLTGWAQVKYPYGASEFDALEKLQFEFYYLRHQSLWLDARIAVRTIRSVVGRAGR, encoded by the coding sequence GTGTTGGGTTTTGCCAAGCTGCACGCCGCCCGCGTCGGTCACTACGAGATCGTCGAGACCGGCCGCCTGCCCTGGCTGCTCGCCTTCATTGGCCTCCTGCTGCTCGCGTCCTACGGCGCCGGTCTGCCCGATGAGGCCGGACGTCGGGGCAGCCGCAGCGCGCTACCGGCGGCGCTCGCCGCGACGACCGGTGCGGCCGCCGTGATTTCCGTACTCCAGATCGTCGACGGTGGCGCCCACCTGCCGCGCTTCGTCGTGTTCGCGTCGGCGGCGGTGCTCACGCCGACCTACGCCCTGCTGGCCCTCGTCGCCCACGGCGGGCGCCACCGCACCGAGGAGCGTGAGCGCGTCGTGGTCGTCGCCGAAGAGGGCGAGGCCGAAGCGCTGATCGCCGAATTGGCTCGCACTTCCGAGCGTCCCGCTGTCGTGGTCGGTGAGCTCACCGGGCTCGACGCCCGCCACGACTACCCGGCGGCGCAGCCGCTCGTCGAGCGCGTCCGCCGCACCCGCGCCACCGTCGTCGTGCTCGACCTCGACGCCCAGGCCGAACCCGACGTAATTGCTCAGGCCGCCGAGCTGCACGCCACCGGCGTACGCGTCCGCACGCTCGAAGCGTTCTACGACGAGTGGCTGGGCAAGCTGCCCCACGGCGAACTCGAGCGCCTGTCGCTGATGTTCGACATTCAGGAACTGCACAACCGGGCCTACGGCCGGCTCAAGCGCGTCATGGACTTCGCCGCCGGCGCCGCCGGCTTCGTGGCGCTGGCGGTCGTCGTGCCGGTGGTCGCCGTCGCCAACCGCCTCGGCGGCAACAAGGGCCCGCTGTTCTTCTCCCAGCCGCGCACGGGCAAGAACGGCGCCACGTTCAACATCCTCAAGTTCCGCACGATGGTCCCGTCCGCGACGGCCGCCGGCACGTGGACGAGCGACGACGACCCGCGCATCACCCCGGTGGGCAAGTGGCTGCGGCGCACGCACGTCGACGAGATCCCCCAGGCGCTAAACCTGCTGCGGGGCGACATCTCCCTCGTGGGCCCGCGACCCGAGCAGCCGCACTACGTCGCGGACCTGTGCGAGAAGATCCCGTTCTACGCGTTGCGCCACACGGTGCGCCCCGGCCTCACGGGGTGGGCCCAGGTGAAGTACCCCTACGGCGCCTCGGAGTTCGACGCGCTGGAGAAGCTCCAGTTCGAGTTCTATTACCTGCGCCACCAGAGCCTGTGGCTCGACGCCCGCATCGCGGTGCGTACCATCCGCAGCGTCGTGGGCCGCGCCGGGCGCTAA